From a single Sporosarcina oncorhynchi genomic region:
- a CDS encoding LamB/YcsF family protein produces MTYKVDLNCDMGESFGAYTIGNDEEILKTITSANIACGFHAGDPTTMRKTVRMALEKNVAIGAHPGLQDLSGFGRREMAISTEETFDLVMYQIGALSAFVRAEGGRLQHVKPHGALYNMAAKSRELAESIAEAVYKVNPELMLFGLAGSELVKAGERMGLKVANEVFADRTYQSDGTLTPRREPNALITNHEAAIHQIVRMVKEGNVTATDGTVVAIKADTICIHGDGKTALEFAKVIPVALRSEGIEVQRIGKCVSPYNLKE; encoded by the coding sequence ATGACATACAAAGTAGATTTGAATTGCGATATGGGCGAGAGCTTTGGGGCATACACAATAGGGAATGATGAAGAAATACTGAAGACAATTACGTCCGCAAATATCGCATGCGGTTTCCATGCAGGAGATCCGACAACAATGCGAAAGACCGTTCGCATGGCTCTCGAAAAAAATGTCGCGATCGGTGCACACCCAGGACTGCAAGACTTAAGCGGATTCGGACGTCGTGAAATGGCGATATCTACTGAGGAGACATTTGATCTCGTTATGTACCAAATTGGTGCATTATCAGCTTTTGTCCGGGCAGAAGGTGGACGATTGCAACATGTGAAGCCCCATGGTGCGCTCTATAATATGGCGGCGAAAAGTAGGGAACTCGCTGAATCGATTGCGGAAGCCGTGTACAAAGTCAACCCGGAATTGATGCTCTTCGGTCTCGCGGGCAGTGAACTTGTGAAAGCGGGAGAACGTATGGGGTTAAAAGTTGCGAATGAAGTGTTTGCGGATCGAACGTACCAATCCGATGGAACATTGACACCACGCAGAGAGCCGAATGCATTGATAACCAATCATGAAGCTGCGATCCATCAAATCGTTAGAATGGTGAAGGAAGGGAACGTCACCGCGACAGATGGGACGGTTGTCGCGATCAAAGCGGACACAATCTGTATTCATGGGGATGGTAAGACAGCGCTGGAATTTGCGAAAGTGATACCTGTAGCTTTGCGGAGTGAAGGAATTGAAGTGCAGCGGATTG
- a CDS encoding biotin-dependent carboxyltransferase family protein, with protein MITVMKPGLQDTIQDAGRTGYQKFGVVVGGAMDPFSHRVANFLVGNEGQEATVEMSLVGPRLLFEQDAVISICGGNLQPKIAGVPVPAWKPVFIRKGSELAFGAAVAGSRAYLAIAGGIDVPVVMNSRSTYVKAKIGGLEGRALRKGDVLPIANSTGIPASIKQRLKTQEASFRAPDWQIATTLLPNLSNRYVIRVMRGRQYDLFDEQSQNDFWNKSFTVSSLSDRMGYRINGPSLTLKKQTEMISEAVTYGSIQVPADGNPIILAADRQTTGGYPKIGQISSINFTKLAQAKAGDQLTFNEVTITESQKLMAIQEKNLKELRAAILTKFR; from the coding sequence GTGATTACAGTCATGAAGCCTGGCCTTCAAGATACGATTCAAGATGCAGGCAGAACAGGTTATCAGAAATTCGGTGTCGTTGTAGGTGGCGCCATGGATCCGTTCTCTCACCGGGTAGCAAATTTTCTAGTTGGCAATGAAGGGCAGGAAGCCACAGTCGAAATGTCGCTCGTTGGGCCTCGTCTATTATTCGAGCAAGACGCTGTCATTTCGATATGTGGCGGGAATTTACAACCGAAAATTGCAGGCGTTCCTGTCCCGGCGTGGAAACCGGTTTTCATTCGCAAAGGAAGTGAACTTGCATTCGGAGCAGCTGTTGCAGGAAGTAGAGCGTATTTAGCGATAGCAGGAGGAATTGATGTGCCTGTCGTTATGAATAGCCGATCTACGTATGTGAAAGCAAAGATTGGCGGTTTGGAAGGAAGGGCATTACGAAAAGGAGATGTCCTGCCGATTGCTAATTCAACAGGCATCCCTGCTAGTATCAAACAACGGCTAAAAACGCAGGAGGCTTCATTTCGTGCGCCAGACTGGCAAATTGCAACCACGTTATTGCCAAATCTATCGAATCGATATGTCATCCGTGTCATGCGGGGAAGACAATATGATTTGTTTGACGAACAGAGCCAAAATGATTTTTGGAATAAATCATTCACCGTCAGCTCCTTATCGGACAGAATGGGCTATCGCATCAATGGACCTTCATTAACGTTAAAGAAACAAACTGAAATGATTTCAGAAGCAGTTACATATGGTTCCATTCAAGTGCCGGCAGATGGGAATCCAATAATTCTCGCTGCAGATCGGCAGACGACAGGCGGATATCCGAAAATCGGACAAATCTCTTCTATTAACTTTACGAAGCTGGCGCAAGCAAAAGCCGGCGACCAACTGACGTTCAATGAAGTAACAATTACGGAGTCGCAAAAACTGATGGCCATACAAGAAAAGAATTTGAAGGAACTGCGAGCGGCGATTTTAACTAAATTCAGATAG